In one window of Macrobrachium nipponense isolate FS-2020 chromosome 2, ASM1510439v2, whole genome shotgun sequence DNA:
- the LOC135220535 gene encoding uncharacterized protein LOC135220535 — MFSGQRNAALETQERVTWVAPDDAESSDIDVSPLDIDSDDDDPTYVPDEGLTQDGAFDLPNSRDHKVNVVPQAMPMEEEPEPNPKRSRADEWKKENIDIHALPDYIHQKPGARNSLGTRDFALPRRGQQAVLQNIETRQNATALHMPKRVTMRQTCKFCSGAGHIHSSRWKCEDCNVALCLTEERNCFALFHKISK, encoded by the exons ATGTTTTCTGGGCAACGCAATGCTGCATTGGAGACTCAGGAACGTGTAACATGGGTAGCCCCTGACGACGCTGAATCAAGTGATATCGACGTGAGCCCTTTggacattgacagtgatgatgacgaccctacctacgttcctgacgaaggccttactCAGGACGGTGCCTTTGACCTTCCTAACTCTAGAG aTCACAAGGTCAATGTTGTCCCTCAAGCGATGCCtatggaagaggaacctgagcctaaccctaagaggtctcgtgctgatgaatggaagaaggaaaacatTGATATCCATGCCCTGCCCGACTAcattcatcagaagcctggtgccaggaattctcttggcaccagagatTTTGCTTTGCCAAGAAGGGGCCAACAGGCAGTTTTGCAAAATATTGAGACACGCCAGAATGCCACTGCCCTACACATGCCAAAGCGTGTCACCATGAGGCAGACCTGCAAgttctgttctggtgcaggccacaTCCACAGTTCCCGCTGGAAGTGTGAGGATTGCAATGTTGCCCTTTGCCTTACTGAAGAAAggaattgttttgctttgttccataagatttctaagtaa